CAGATGATGTTTGCAATTATAACTCCTGCGCTTATCACAGGTGCTTTCACAGGTAGAGTTTCCTTTAAAGCTTACTTAATTTTCTTAGTTGCCTGGCAGGTATTTGTTTACTACCCATTTGTACACATGATCTGGGGTGGTGGAATGCTGGCAAAATGGGGAGTATTGGACTTTGCAGGTGGAATCGTTGTTCACACCATTGCCGGTTTTGCAGCATTAGCTTCAGTAATTTTTATTGGAGCAAGAAAAGATCGAAATACTAAACCAAACAGTATCCCATTAGTTGCGATTGGTACCGGGTTACTTTGGTTCGGCTGGTATGGTTTTAATGCCGGTAGTGAATTGCAGGTAGATGAAGTAACAGTACAGGCATTTCTCAATACAGATATTGCAGCTTCTTTTGCTACGATAACCTGGCTAATCGTGGAATGGCGCAAGGAAGGAAAACCTAAATTTGTCGGTTTGATGACAGGTGCTGTTGCCGGTTTGGCAACAATAACACCTGCTGCTGGATTCGTTCCAGTCTGGGCTGCTGCAATTATTGGTGTTGTCTCTGGTTTAGGCTGTTACTGGGCTGTTCATATGAAGAACAAACTACAATGGGATGATGCTTTGGACGTTTGGGGTGTGCATGGAATCGGTGGTTTAATCGGAACGATTATGCTCGGTGTTTTTGCCAGCACAGCGATCAATGCCAATGGAGCTGACGGCCTGGTTTTTGGAAATTCAGGATTTTTCTTTAAGCAGTTGATTGCAACAATAGCATCTGCTATATACGCTTATGTATTTACCTACATTATGCTGTGGGTCATCAACAAGATTACCGTGGTACGTGTAAGTGAAGAACATGAAACAGCAGGTTTGGATAAATCTCAGCACGAAGAAGACGCTTATACATAAAATTAATTAATGCGGGAAAATTAAGAGCAGATCGCTTGGTCTGCTCTCTTTTATTATAAATTTTGATTGCCTTTCCTTTTCTGAAACAGAAGTTTCGATAAAAAAAACTGCGTTCCCAAACTGGAGTTTAAGAACGATAAATAGCTGGAGTGTATTATCGACCTGCCAGGTCGATAAATAAAGAAAATTCTTAAATTTGACTATCACCGTGGCAGAGCCAAGGTGTATTTCGCTAAATTTATTTCAGCAAGCTGAAAATCGAATTTTCATTATTTACACCTCTGCCTTTGGCATCTCCCCTCAAACAGGGGAGAATATTTGGAAAACCCCGATGCAGAGCAGCGAGGAATTCTTTCGATTCAAGTTTTTTAGCATCAGGAAAATTATTTATTCATCCTGTGATACTGTCTGAAACTACTCAAAAATAGCATCTACGAAATCATTTACATTAAAATCACGCAGATCTTCCACAGCTTCTCCCACTCCGATCAGCTTAACAGGAATATCCATCTGATGTTTAATTCCAATTACAATTCCGCCTTTGGCTGTTCCATCCAGTTTTGTTAATACAATTCCAGATAGGTTTGTTGCTTTATCAAAATTGTCTGCCTGCATCAGTGCGTTTTGCCCGGTTGTGGAATCGACAACTAAAAGAGTTTCATGAGGTCCATCAGGAACTATTTTCTTTATTGTACGAACGATCTTGGAAAGTTCGTTCATCAGGTTCACCTTGGTATGCTGACGGCCGGCTGTATCGATAAGAACAACATCGATCTTTTTATTTACTGCACTCATCACGCCATCATAAACCACCGAAGAAGGATCAGCTCCCTGCTGCTGTTTTACAATCGAAGCATTTGATCTCTGCGACCAGATAGTAAGCTGCTCCACTGCTGCTGCCCGAAAAGTATCTCCGGCGATCAGCAAAACAGACTTTCCCATTTCATTAAATCTTTTTGCCAGTTTCCCGATCGTGGTAGTTTTTCCAACTCCG
The Candidatus Cloacimonadota bacterium genome window above contains:
- a CDS encoding ammonium transporter, producing the protein MWESGSTGFMLLATSLVMLMTPGLAFFYGGLASKRNILGIMIQSFVSLGITTILWYAVGYSLCFSGSGAIFGNFDKAFLSGVDLHSVFNGDGKIPEYLFVAYQMMFAIITPALITGAFTGRVSFKAYLIFLVAWQVFVYYPFVHMIWGGGMLAKWGVLDFAGGIVVHTIAGFAALASVIFIGARKDRNTKPNSIPLVAIGTGLLWFGWYGFNAGSELQVDEVTVQAFLNTDIAASFATITWLIVEWRKEGKPKFVGLMTGAVAGLATITPAAGFVPVWAAAIIGVVSGLGCYWAVHMKNKLQWDDALDVWGVHGIGGLIGTIMLGVFASTAINANGADGLVFGNSGFFFKQLIATIASAIYAYVFTYIMLWVINKITVVRVSEEHETAGLDKSQHEEDAYT
- the ftsY gene encoding signal recognition particle-docking protein FtsY; translation: MEQNLYIYLGIAAAILIAILIYIAIKNKEKRIPGEPTDSDYLQLKLSKTKQGLLGKLAEIVKLSGKIDEDLMDNLEEMLLQADVGVQASGDIIDKLRAEIKLNQIKEPAQIREHLEEIIRNLLLQDYSSEDHFKLGDKKPFIMLFVGVNGVGKTTTIGKLAKRFNEMGKSVLLIAGDTFRAAAVEQLTIWSQRSNASIVKQQQGADPSSVVYDGVMSAVNKKIDVVLIDTAGRQHTKVNLMNELSKIVRTIKKIVPDGPHETLLVVDSTTGQNALMQADNFDKATNLSGIVLTKLDGTAKGGIVIGIKHQMDIPVKLIGVGEAVEDLRDFNVNDFVDAIFE